One window of Flavobacteriales bacterium genomic DNA carries:
- a CDS encoding F0F1 ATP synthase subunit B, translating to MDLFNDFSIGLFVWQTVLFLALLFLLRKYAWKPILSAVEEREEGIKSALDAADNAKKEMETLNADNERILREAKAERDSILKEAREIKDGIIAEAKTQATEEADKVLASAREQINNEKMAAITELKNQVASLSVDIAEKILKSELKDDNKQKEMVNSALEEASIN from the coding sequence ATGGATTTATTTAACGATTTTTCAATTGGTCTGTTTGTTTGGCAAACCGTTTTGTTTTTGGCCTTATTGTTTTTACTAAGAAAGTACGCTTGGAAGCCCATTCTCAGTGCAGTAGAAGAAAGAGAAGAAGGCATCAAAAGCGCTTTAGACGCTGCGGACAACGCCAAGAAAGAAATGGAAACCCTTAATGCAGACAACGAGCGCATTTTACGCGAAGCAAAAGCAGAAAGAGATTCTATACTAAAAGAAGCAAGAGAAATAAAAGACGGCATTATTGCTGAGGCTAAAACCCAAGCTACGGAAGAAGCAGATAAGGTTTTAGCGTCCGCAAGAGAGCAAATCAACAATGAGAAAATGGCAGCTATTACTGAGCTAAAAAATCAAGTAGCTTCATTATCAGTCGATATTGCAGAAAAAATATTGAAGTCAGAATTGAAGGACGACAATAAGCAAAAAGAAATGGTGAACAGTGCTTTAGAAG
- a CDS encoding AtpZ/AtpI family protein, with translation MPENKKNKRKQPNRLLTLTMVATQMGVTIFLGASLGKYLDQRYSTPKPWFTISLTLFSLLVSLYSVLKQVNKLNDDEH, from the coding sequence ATGCCGGAAAACAAGAAAAACAAGAGAAAACAGCCTAACCGACTACTTACTCTAACTATGGTTGCCACCCAAATGGGTGTCACCATTTTTTTAGGAGCCTCACTCGGAAAATATCTAGACCAAAGGTATTCTACACCAAAACCGTGGTTTACTATATCTTTAACCCTATTTTCTTTGCTCGTTTCCCTATATTCAGTCCTCAAGCAAGTCAATAAGTTAAATGATGACGAGCATTAA
- a CDS encoding tetratricopeptide repeat protein has protein sequence MKVIAIMFNKGVHSVRLIVLVFLLVLLGSCKTTKNTFLNRNFHNTTTRYNWYFNANESYKSGVKKLQEQNKDDFNQLLSVYPLGTKKEAQSVSPQMDKALKKCATAINKHSMLIKGKEYNRWIDNSYLLIGKSYFYKREYIKAVEAFRLVSRQFLGDITSYEAFIWLINTYVEMKDYGSADLVIENVLMDETFPQELSQQLSLALAHYHIAIEDYDLAIEELNTAVSLTKKKREKSRYLYILAQLYSMQDNYSFATDYLTKVIRTSPDYEMVFNAKINRARSFDTSTGGSDVIIAELQKMLKDDKNKEFLDVIYFGLAELSSRQNKLNEAIPLYKLSVSASVKNDAQKALSSVTLADIYYDKQNYRPAQAYYDTTVAFMNTNHQSFKNAQQKQLTLTELISNLDIISNQDSLQRVALMPEKERLAFIDDLIKKIEEEERQEKELENQRRSENSFFTDRSQTLNKFNTNQNRGGGWYFDNPNTLSFGFSEFKRKWGKRKLEDNWRRSNKKTLSVEEALADTIDEDVFDPKNRDSYVKNLPLTIEAIKESNNMIIEAYFDAGVIYKEQLEDIPQAIKTFETLNDRFPYSENRVMVLYFLHRLHDEKGNIDFADDYRDMLVKEFPNSDYAKLVMDASYMEELSEANSSLQSQYEQAFNLYNRSKYKECSAICKRVNTKNPNNLLYPNFDFLNTQASAHKSNKTTYMAKLEQIIKKYPKHSVAESAKQILSLLKLEAESEETPSLMGDSPYVVKPEAAHYFILLFNDYDLELSIAKSTLSDYHSEYYRLSRLNISSLLFKEHTHLITIREFSNQAKAMEYFQAFQTGDVRGVFGGDYTAFVIAGPNFPYFFKNKDIEGYTEMFKENYKN, from the coding sequence TTGAAAGTTATTGCAATAATGTTTAACAAAGGTGTTCATTCTGTTCGATTAATTGTGCTGGTGTTTTTGCTAGTACTGCTGGGCTCATGCAAAACCACCAAAAACACCTTTCTCAATAGAAACTTTCACAATACCACAACAAGATACAATTGGTATTTTAACGCTAATGAAAGTTACAAATCGGGGGTTAAAAAATTACAAGAGCAAAACAAGGACGACTTCAATCAACTGCTAAGTGTGTATCCGTTAGGCACTAAAAAAGAAGCCCAAAGCGTATCGCCACAGATGGATAAAGCACTAAAAAAGTGTGCCACAGCCATTAATAAGCACTCGATGTTAATCAAGGGAAAAGAATATAACCGTTGGATTGACAACTCCTATCTGCTTATTGGAAAATCGTATTTCTATAAGCGGGAATACATCAAAGCAGTTGAAGCTTTTCGTTTAGTAAGCCGTCAATTTCTAGGTGATATTACCTCTTATGAAGCCTTTATTTGGCTCATCAACACCTACGTTGAAATGAAGGACTACGGTTCAGCAGACTTAGTTATCGAAAACGTTTTAATGGACGAAACATTTCCTCAAGAGCTTAGCCAACAACTTTCGCTAGCTCTTGCCCATTACCATATTGCCATTGAGGATTATGATTTAGCCATTGAGGAGTTGAACACTGCTGTTTCTTTGACAAAAAAGAAAAGAGAAAAATCTAGATACCTATATATTTTAGCTCAACTGTATTCCATGCAGGATAACTACAGCTTTGCAACAGACTACCTCACCAAGGTTATTCGTACCAGTCCCGATTATGAAATGGTCTTTAACGCAAAAATTAATAGAGCGCGTTCTTTCGACACATCTACAGGGGGGTCGGATGTCATTATTGCCGAACTTCAAAAAATGCTGAAGGACGACAAAAACAAAGAGTTTTTAGACGTTATTTATTTTGGTTTGGCGGAACTTAGTAGTCGACAGAACAAGCTTAATGAAGCCATCCCCCTTTACAAACTGTCTGTTTCAGCAAGTGTAAAAAACGATGCTCAAAAAGCCCTTTCAAGTGTAACCTTAGCAGATATTTATTACGACAAGCAAAACTACCGACCAGCTCAAGCGTATTACGATACAACTGTAGCCTTCATGAACACAAACCACCAAAGCTTTAAAAATGCTCAACAAAAACAACTAACTCTAACTGAGCTTATTTCAAATCTAGACATCATTTCAAATCAAGATAGCCTTCAACGTGTAGCACTTATGCCGGAAAAAGAAAGGCTAGCCTTTATTGATGATTTGATAAAAAAAATTGAGGAGGAAGAACGTCAAGAAAAAGAGTTAGAAAATCAAAGACGCTCTGAAAATAGTTTCTTTACAGACCGTTCACAAACATTAAACAAGTTTAACACCAATCAAAATCGAGGTGGAGGTTGGTATTTTGATAATCCAAACACATTAAGTTTTGGTTTTTCTGAATTTAAAAGAAAGTGGGGGAAAAGAAAATTAGAAGATAATTGGCGACGTTCAAACAAGAAAACATTAAGTGTTGAAGAGGCTTTGGCAGATACAATAGACGAAGATGTTTTTGACCCTAAAAATAGAGATTCATACGTCAAAAACCTTCCGTTAACCATAGAGGCTATAAAAGAGTCAAACAATATGATTATTGAGGCGTATTTTGACGCTGGGGTTATCTACAAAGAGCAATTAGAAGACATTCCACAAGCGATTAAAACCTTCGAAACGCTCAACGATAGATTTCCTTACAGTGAAAACAGAGTAATGGTTTTGTATTTCTTACATCGCCTTCACGATGAAAAAGGAAATATTGACTTTGCTGATGATTATAGAGACATGCTTGTTAAAGAGTTTCCAAATAGCGACTACGCAAAACTAGTTATGGACGCTTCTTATATGGAAGAGTTGTCAGAAGCGAACTCTAGTCTTCAATCACAATATGAACAGGCGTTTAATTTATACAATCGTTCAAAATATAAAGAGTGTTCCGCCATATGTAAGCGCGTTAATACCAAGAACCCAAACAACCTGTTGTATCCAAACTTTGACTTTTTAAACACACAGGCAAGCGCACACAAATCCAATAAAACCACATACATGGCGAAGTTGGAGCAAATCATTAAAAAGTATCCAAAACACAGTGTTGCAGAGTCTGCTAAACAAATATTATCTCTACTCAAATTGGAGGCTGAATCTGAAGAGACGCCATCTTTAATGGGCGACAGCCCGTATGTGGTAAAGCCTGAAGCAGCACATTATTTTATCTTGCTTTTTAATGACTATGACCTTGAGTTAAGCATTGCTAAATCAACACTATCGGATTATCATTCTGAGTATTATAGGCTAAGCAGACTAAACATTAGCAGCCTATTGTTTAAAGAGCACACCCACCTTATAACAATTAGAGAATTTAGCAATCAAGCAAAAGCAATGGAATATTTTCAAGCCTTCCAAACTGGAGATGTTCGTGGAGTGTTTGGCGGCGACTATACGGCATTTGTAATAGCAGGACCAAATTTCCCCTATTTTTTCAAGAATAAAGACATAGAAGGATACACCGAAATGTTTAAGGAGAATTACAAAAACTAA
- the atpE gene encoding ATP synthase F0 subunit C: protein MTIPNIVGAGLIVIGAGLGIGKIGGSAMDAIARQPEATSKIQTAMIIAAALIEGIGFAALFAA from the coding sequence ATGACTATTCCAAATATTGTAGGAGCGGGATTAATTGTAATCGGAGCAGGTTTAGGTATTGGTAAAATCGGTGGTTCTGCCATGGATGCTATCGCTAGACAGCCTGAAGCGACTTCAAAAATCCAAACAGCAATGATTATTGCTGCTGCACTTATTGAAGGTATTGGATTTGCTGCATTATTTGCTGCATAA
- a CDS encoding polymer-forming cytoskeletal protein: protein MAKQLDNTGVVNLIGVGTTIDGEVTSSGDIRVDGRLSGSINTKGKVVIGSTGIVEGNVIASNADISGELKGAISVAELLSLKSTAKLDGDIVTNKLAIEPGAAFTGSCSMGAVIKDISHAGKQEKQEKTA, encoded by the coding sequence ATGGCAAAACAATTAGACAACACAGGAGTAGTTAACTTAATCGGAGTAGGAACAACTATTGACGGAGAAGTAACATCTTCTGGCGACATTCGAGTTGACGGTAGACTGTCTGGCTCAATTAATACTAAAGGAAAAGTTGTAATAGGTTCAACTGGAATTGTTGAGGGTAATGTTATTGCCTCAAATGCTGATATTTCTGGAGAGTTAAAAGGAGCAATCTCTGTTGCCGAATTATTATCTCTTAAATCTACAGCTAAACTAGATGGAGATATTGTCACTAACAAATTAGCCATAGAGCCAGGGGCAGCCTTCACGGGTTCTTGTAGCATGGGTGCAGTAATTAAAGATATTAGCCATGCCGGAAAACAAGAAAAACAAGAGAAAACAGCCTAA
- the atpB gene encoding F0F1 ATP synthase subunit A codes for MRRKLSLIALLFTLSIGSVAFAHDDHSHAGEHSEAHTKKDTPEKVKSFIKHHLKDAHYFELFHGAKMPLPIIIWDEGIKVFSSGDFKKVEVKEISAADSTITFEKLNATDSVDKDAKDYLYESVNSEYSIFHGKILAAKHADIQLKRNKEGKKKLISHSALIDFSVTKTVLMTFLICVLLFLAFRGLSSSYRKGPIPSGFGRLLEPLVLFIRDDIAIPNIGEKHYKKYMSYLLTVFFFIWFVNLAGMTPLGINITGNIAITLSLALITYLITQFTANKNYWGHIFWMPGVPVPMKFVLMPIELLGTIIKPFSLMIRLYANITAGHVVLMSLIGLVFFASNLFSFGAFFGLTLFLGVIELLVAFLQAYIFTMLTALYFGAAVEEHHDEH; via the coding sequence ATGAGAAGAAAATTAAGTTTAATAGCCTTACTTTTTACACTTTCAATTGGAAGTGTAGCATTTGCTCACGACGACCACTCTCATGCAGGCGAGCATTCTGAGGCTCACACAAAAAAGGACACTCCTGAAAAAGTAAAAAGCTTTATCAAGCACCACCTAAAAGACGCCCATTATTTCGAGCTCTTTCATGGTGCAAAAATGCCCCTACCAATTATCATATGGGATGAGGGTATTAAAGTCTTTTCGTCAGGCGACTTTAAGAAAGTTGAAGTGAAAGAGATAAGTGCTGCCGATTCAACGATTACCTTTGAAAAACTTAATGCAACCGATTCTGTCGACAAAGACGCTAAAGATTATCTGTACGAGTCTGTAAATTCAGAATACTCCATATTTCATGGAAAAATTTTAGCAGCTAAACATGCTGACATTCAACTTAAACGTAACAAAGAGGGCAAGAAAAAGCTAATCAGCCATTCTGCTCTAATTGACTTTTCCGTTACAAAAACCGTCTTAATGACGTTTTTAATTTGTGTTTTGTTGTTCTTGGCCTTTAGAGGTTTGTCAAGCTCTTACAGAAAAGGACCGATTCCAAGCGGTTTTGGTAGACTACTAGAGCCTTTGGTTTTATTTATTAGAGATGACATTGCTATTCCTAACATTGGAGAAAAGCACTATAAAAAATACATGAGCTATTTACTAACCGTATTCTTTTTCATATGGTTTGTAAATCTAGCGGGAATGACTCCTCTAGGAATTAATATAACAGGTAATATAGCCATCACGCTTTCATTGGCTTTGATTACTTATTTGATTACACAATTTACAGCTAACAAAAACTATTGGGGACACATCTTTTGGATGCCAGGCGTGCCTGTACCCATGAAGTTTGTTCTAATGCCAATAGAGCTTTTAGGAACTATTATTAAGCCTTTCTCACTAATGATTCGTTTGTATGCAAACATTACAGCGGGTCACGTGGTGTTGATGTCTCTTATTGGTTTAGTATTTTTTGCTTCTAATCTATTTTCATTTGGAGCGTTTTTTGGATTAACATTATTCTTAGGGGTAATAGAACTGCTTGTAGCATTTTTACAAGCATACATATTTACGATGCTAACGGCTTTATATTTTGGAGCTGCAGTAGAAGAGCATCACGATGAACATTAA